A window from Musa acuminata AAA Group cultivar baxijiao chromosome BXJ3-10, Cavendish_Baxijiao_AAA, whole genome shotgun sequence encodes these proteins:
- the LOC135651767 gene encoding uncharacterized protein LOC135651767 — MGTEVLRPHDCLRNPLYVDAFGSRPPPPAKPHRKKPPRSPPTSSSPPSTSFHVPPPPPSKAGRRGLGQPARSPPPQAVAKPSRANPPFDSRKSPSPRKDGALSEGETRSRRALVMEGVRILKRGEELKPGAPRAADLVREGDGSVFCSTNRLGPEPEILPRKGGLAVLESPYAGPAFFASPPPSSLPLPSFCLKKGVVKGEEAARALPSRVLAW, encoded by the coding sequence ATGGGCACAGAGGTGCTGCGACCGCACGATTGTCTGAGGAACCCCCTCTACGTCGATGCCTTCGGGTCCCGACCTCCGCCGCCGGCGAAACCCCACCGCAAGAAACCCCCCCGGTCGCCAcccacctcctcctcccctccttcCACTTCCTTCcacgttcctcctcctcctccttcgaagGCAGGCCGGCGTGGCCTGGGCCAGCCTGCCCGCTCGCCGCCTCCCCAGGCGGTGGCCAAACCCAGCCGCGCCAACCCGCCGTTCGACAGTCGGAAATCGCCGTCTCCGCGGAAGGATGGTGCCCTCTCCGAAGGAGAGACCCGCTCGCGGAGGGCCCTCGTGATGGAGGGGGTCCGGATCTTGAAGCGAGGCGAGGAGTTGAAGCCGGGAGCCCCCCGGGCTGCCGATCTGGTACGAGAGGGTGATGGTTCGGTGTTCTGCTCCACGAATCGGTTGGGGCCGGAGCCGGAGATCCTCCCGAGGAAAGGAGGGCTCGCCGTTCTGGAGTCGCCGTACGCGGGACCGGCGTTCTTCGCGTCCCCTCCTCCCAGTTCGCTCCCTCTTCCTTCTTTTTGCCTGAAGAAGGGTGTGGTCAAGGGCGAGGAGGCCGCGAGGGCCCTTCCGTCGCGCGTTCTGGCATGGTAA